The genomic interval TGTCTGCGATCTGCTCAGCGGACTTTTCCAAATCATATTTGCCGTTTTTCATTAAAACCCAGTGCGTGGCGACTTCATCCAGCGAGCCGAACAGGGCTCGTTTCATCAAACCGGGGTGAAGGTCTTTGCGAATGACCCCTTGCCGCTGCCCTTCTTCGATA from candidate division KSB1 bacterium carries:
- a CDS encoding TetR family transcriptional regulator, which produces IEEGQRQGVIRKDLHPGLMKRALFGSLDEVATHWVLMKNGKYDLEKSAEQIADIFINGIAKT